One Simonsiella muelleri ATCC 29453 DNA window includes the following coding sequences:
- a CDS encoding S49 family peptidase translates to MNYKIRRPNDDESSPNYPNNTQESWERNTLRDVLLEAYHEQKRARLWRNIWRGVGVLMFVSIMASAMKGSPENRQHQIATHKEHTAVINLTGVIGGNEDVNHVEILRDGLEEAFKNKHAKAIIIHANSPGGSPVVSNVAFQEVMRLKNMEKTKPVYVVIGDMCASGCYYIASAADKIYADPSSLVGSIGVIGSSFDATGLMDKLGVKRRQRIAGNNKGMGDPFSPETPEQVAIWQQMLNQIHAEFIKAVKLGRGNKLKEQQNPDLFSGRVYTGLESKNVGLIDEFGNVYSVARDVVKAPKLVDYTPEQNDLASLISRGLGAKMNTKLESWLNSVW, encoded by the coding sequence ATGAATTACAAAATCCGTCGCCCCAATGATGACGAATCATCACCAAATTATCCCAACAATACTCAAGAATCTTGGGAACGCAATACTCTGCGTGATGTGCTACTGGAAGCCTATCACGAACAAAAACGCGCCCGATTGTGGCGCAATATTTGGCGTGGCGTGGGTGTGCTGATGTTTGTCAGCATCATGGCCAGTGCGATGAAAGGCAGTCCCGAAAATCGCCAACACCAAATCGCTACCCACAAAGAACACACCGCCGTCATTAATTTAACAGGCGTAATTGGCGGTAACGAAGACGTAAACCATGTAGAAATTCTGCGCGATGGCTTGGAAGAAGCCTTTAAAAACAAACATGCCAAAGCCATCATCATTCATGCCAATAGCCCTGGTGGTTCTCCTGTGGTGTCTAATGTGGCATTTCAGGAAGTGATGCGATTGAAAAATATGGAAAAAACTAAACCTGTATATGTCGTTATTGGTGATATGTGTGCGTCTGGTTGCTATTATATTGCTTCAGCAGCAGATAAAATTTACGCCGATCCGTCCAGTTTGGTTGGCAGCATTGGCGTGATTGGCAGCAGCTTTGATGCTACTGGTTTGATGGATAAATTAGGTGTGAAACGTCGCCAACGCATCGCAGGCAACAACAAAGGTATGGGCGATCCATTTTCTCCCGAGACCCCCGAACAAGTCGCCATTTGGCAACAAATGTTGAATCAAATTCACGCAGAATTTATTAAAGCTGTTAAATTAGGACGTGGCAACAAATTGAAAGAACAACAAAATCCTGATTTATTCAGTGGTCGCGTTTATACGGGATTAGAAAGCAAAAATGTGGGTTTGATTGATGAATTTGGCAATGTGTACAGCGTAGCGCGTGATGTTGTGAAAGCACCCAAATTAGTAGATTACACACCCGAACAAAATGACTTAGCAAGTTTAATCAGTCGTGGTTTAGGTGCAAAAATGAACACAAAATTAGAAAGTTGGCTGAATTCGGTTTGGTAA
- a CDS encoding DUF6973 domain-containing protein — protein sequence MACSQLTTLLIATVMGTGCHNIESTFKDKPQLLKFATQHPIAAAAIGKEDGSLNITSSAIRFSTRVGLDNSKNGDGRGTEVNALRHSLWQATIAARFNADIATAAGNAYEKNINNRKSTQYTDRYAADEAVDLRNNAIGRKIGIAHRSDNMKQLTVHLLTEYRDHGLWTASSSKINQRTVWTISQTKLPISKYNQAIKQLNNLDEYGMTPQERTKLQK from the coding sequence ATGGCTTGTTCACAACTTACTACCCTACTCATCGCCACCGTAATGGGGACAGGTTGCCACAACATAGAATCCACATTCAAAGATAAACCCCAATTACTCAAATTCGCCACCCAACACCCCATCGCCGCCGCCGCTATCGGCAAAGAAGATGGCAGCCTGAACATTACCAGCAGCGCGATTCGTTTCTCCACACGGGTCGGCTTGGATAACAGTAAAAATGGCGATGGGCGAGGCACTGAAGTAAATGCCCTACGCCATTCCTTATGGCAAGCCACCATCGCAGCACGGTTCAATGCAGACATCGCCACCGCCGCAGGTAACGCCTACGAAAAAAACATCAATAACCGCAAAAGCACTCAATACACCGACCGCTATGCCGCAGATGAAGCCGTAGATTTACGCAACAACGCCATCGGACGAAAAATTGGCATCGCCCATCGCAGCGACAACATGAAACAACTTACCGTCCACCTACTTACCGAATACCGCGACCACGGTTTGTGGACAGCAAGCTCCAGCAAAATCAATCAACGAACCGTATGGACAATCAGTCAAACCAAATTACCCATATCCAAATATAACCAAGCCATCAAACAATTAAACAATTTAGACGAATACGGCATGACACCACAAGAACGCACCAAATTGCAAAAATAA
- the pgi gene encoding glucose-6-phosphate isomerase: MTTPIDLPAWKKLEQHFINTKGTHMREMFIQDPERAQRYWLEVAGLKVDFSKNRVNDEILADLVKLAEQAGLPERMKQMFRGDKINQTENRSVLHIALRNRTNNPILVDGEDVMPKVNAVLRKMGDFSGAVRSGQWLGYTNQVITDVVNIGIGGSDLGPLMMCTALKSFGHPRLNMHFVSNVDGSQLRDVLNKVHPETTLFIIASKTFTTQETLTNAHTARKWFLQGGSEQDIAKHFVAVSSNKEAVAEFGIDTDHMFEFWDWVGGRYSLWSAIGLPIMLYLGEENFIEMLNGAHLIDQHFINTPLHQNLPVLLGLLGVWYINFYGGGSHVIAPYDQHLHRLPKFIQQLDMESNGKQVQMNGEPVSTETGPIIWGETGINGQHAFFQLLHQGTHITPVDLIASLEKRSNLPGHHEILLSNVFAQAEAFMRGKTPEEAREELKKQGLPENQIEALVPHKTFSGNRPTNLILMNKVNPCNMGSLIAMYEHKVFVQGVIWGINSFDQWGVELGKQLSKTILAELTGKIDPQKHDASTSHLIRLYRQTNCAEDGTCELFK, encoded by the coding sequence ATGACAACGCCAATTGATTTACCCGCTTGGAAAAAATTAGAACAACATTTCATCAACACCAAAGGCACCCATATGCGTGAAATGTTTATCCAAGATCCCGAACGCGCTCAACGCTATTGGTTGGAAGTTGCTGGCTTGAAAGTGGATTTTTCCAAAAATCGTGTTAATGACGAAATTTTAGCCGATTTGGTCAAACTCGCTGAACAAGCAGGGCTGCCTGAACGCATGAAACAAATGTTCCGCGGCGACAAAATTAACCAAACCGAAAATCGTTCTGTGTTACACATCGCCTTACGCAATCGTACCAATAACCCAATTTTGGTTGATGGTGAAGATGTGATGCCCAAAGTCAATGCCGTATTACGCAAAATGGGGGATTTCAGTGGTGCTGTGCGTAGCGGTCAATGGTTGGGTTATACCAATCAAGTGATTACTGATGTGGTAAATATTGGCATTGGTGGTTCGGATTTGGGGCCATTGATGATGTGTACCGCACTCAAATCATTCGGACATCCGCGTCTAAATATGCACTTTGTTTCCAATGTGGACGGCTCGCAATTACGTGATGTATTGAACAAAGTTCATCCTGAAACCACATTATTCATCATTGCATCAAAAACATTCACCACTCAAGAAACTTTAACCAACGCTCATACAGCGCGTAAATGGTTCTTACAAGGAGGCAGCGAACAAGACATCGCCAAACACTTCGTGGCGGTTTCTAGTAATAAAGAAGCTGTAGCCGAGTTCGGGATTGACACTGACCATATGTTTGAATTTTGGGATTGGGTTGGCGGACGTTACAGCTTGTGGTCAGCAATTGGTTTGCCAATTATGCTGTATTTGGGCGAAGAAAATTTCATTGAAATGCTCAACGGTGCCCATTTAATTGACCAGCATTTTATTAATACGCCATTGCACCAAAATTTGCCTGTGTTATTGGGTTTATTGGGTGTTTGGTACATTAATTTTTATGGTGGTGGCAGCCATGTGATTGCTCCATATGACCAACATTTGCATCGTTTGCCTAAATTTATTCAGCAGTTGGACATGGAATCCAATGGCAAACAAGTGCAAATGAACGGTGAACCCGTTAGCACCGAAACTGGCCCGATTATTTGGGGGGAGACAGGTATTAATGGACAACACGCATTTTTCCAGTTACTGCATCAAGGTACACACATTACCCCAGTTGATTTGATTGCCAGCTTGGAAAAGCGCAGCAATTTACCAGGGCATCATGAGATTTTGTTGTCTAATGTGTTCGCGCAAGCCGAAGCATTCATGCGTGGCAAAACCCCCGAAGAAGCACGCGAAGAGTTGAAAAAACAAGGGCTGCCTGAAAATCAAATTGAAGCCCTTGTGCCACATAAAACCTTTAGTGGTAATCGTCCTACTAATTTGATTTTGATGAATAAAGTGAATCCGTGTAACATGGGCAGCCTGATTGCGATGTATGAACATAAAGTATTTGTACAGGGCGTGATTTGGGGCATTAACAGTTTTGACCAATGGGGCGTGGAATTGGGTAAACAGCTTAGCAAAACCATTTTAGCGGAATTAACTGGCAAAATTGACCCACAAAAGCATGACGCATCAACCAGCCATTTAATTCGCTTGTATCGTCAGACTAATTGTGCGGAAGATGGGACTTGTGAATTATTCAAATAG
- a CDS encoding histidine phosphatase family protein translates to MKTLYLIRHAEKDIADNQQLSEQGRKQAIETTEKLVRPAKLYAAEQASALQMAQIICDKWHVRPEPLACLNQLAYEPTPEEPLLAPPMMMGMPAAFQIPPEPKEKPLFTFENLNSGVDTFLKIAPKFPHRTTCVVHEKWLHLLLWRVLGFRADTPQEEVAFHKWQAITPSPEAWYLHIGDSWETWLQVIDFNNQK, encoded by the coding sequence ATGAAAACCCTTTACCTGATTCGCCACGCCGAAAAAGACATCGCCGACAACCAACAACTCAGTGAACAAGGCAGAAAACAAGCTATTGAAACGACAGAAAAATTAGTTCGTCCAGCCAAGTTGTACGCTGCCGAACAAGCATCCGCACTACAAATGGCGCAAATCATTTGCGACAAATGGCACGTGCGCCCCGAGCCTTTGGCTTGCTTGAATCAGCTTGCATACGAACCAACCCCCGAGGAGCCATTGCTTGCGCCACCGATGATGATGGGTATGCCTGCTGCGTTCCAAATCCCCCCTGAACCCAAAGAGAAACCATTGTTCACATTTGAAAATTTAAATTCTGGCGTGGATACGTTTTTAAAAATAGCCCCCAAATTTCCACATCGCACCACTTGCGTGGTACACGAAAAATGGTTGCATTTACTTTTGTGGCGCGTGTTGGGCTTTCGCGCCGACACACCGCAAGAAGAAGTCGCATTCCACAAATGGCAAGCCATCACACCCAGCCCCGAAGCGTGGTATTTACACATTGGCGACAGTTGGGAAACTTGGTTACAAGTAATTGATTTTAATAATCAGAAATAA
- the nudE gene encoding ADP compounds hydrolase NudE, whose translation MKFLHTKQQPPEILAVRTAAKTAIFEVQQVDLRFSNGQERTFERLTPARKPAVMVLPIENDELIMIQEYAVGSERYELGCVKGLIDVGESPLHAANRELQEEIGMGARDVVPLRVLYSSPSHMFSPMYVFVARDLYSSKLMGDEPEPLLQVRVPINQLDDLINDSNFGDARVLSALMLLQRFQAV comes from the coding sequence ATGAAATTTTTGCATACAAAACAACAACCCCCCGAAATTTTGGCGGTACGTACGGCCGCAAAAACCGCGATTTTTGAAGTGCAACAAGTGGATTTGCGTTTCAGTAATGGGCAAGAACGTACATTTGAACGCTTAACACCTGCGCGAAAACCAGCCGTGATGGTGTTGCCAATTGAAAACGATGAACTGATTATGATACAAGAATATGCAGTTGGTTCAGAGCGTTATGAATTGGGTTGTGTGAAAGGCTTAATTGATGTAGGCGAGTCGCCACTTCATGCAGCCAATCGCGAATTACAAGAAGAAATTGGCATGGGCGCGCGTGATGTTGTGCCATTGCGTGTTTTATACAGTTCGCCTAGTCATATGTTTAGTCCGATGTATGTGTTTGTTGCACGGGATTTGTATTCATCAAAATTAATGGGTGATGAACCTGAACCTTTATTGCAAGTGCGCGTTCCAATTAATCAACTTGATGATTTAATTAATGATTCTAATTTTGGCGATGCAAGGGTTTTATCTGCATTAATGTTATTGCAACGTTTTCAGGCAGTCTGA
- the dprA gene encoding DNA-processing protein DprA yields the protein MTDSDRYAWIQLALTPYIGADSFLLLIQHFGDAQAALRAPSDVIQQIVIKGKQAAQTWYDTTPARAATDAALQWEQQDGCRLLLLGDADYPTMLTEGITPPPLLFVRGDVSLLQHQAVAMVGSRHATPQAMRIAHNFAHALSEQGITVISGMASGIDTAAHTGALAFSGSTIAIWGTGIDRIYPNENKKLAYQIAEKGLIVSEFPLGTRPMAGNFPRRNRLIAAQARVTLVVEAALKSGSLITARLAADMGREVMAIPSSIDNPHAKGCHKLIKDGAKLVECVEDIINECPILLSTGIFRQPERLSTALSTDLSTELSTKQSTDFVPIELPKIKRNKPVNKPTPITPTLLPVDEIVDNFVDNSVNESTKSVLNAMGNEIVHPDFIAEKTNIPTDEIYAILLECELAGWVMATAGGRYQRTT from the coding sequence ATGACCGACAGCGATCGCTATGCTTGGATACAACTCGCACTCACACCCTATATCGGCGCAGATAGTTTTTTACTTTTAATTCAACATTTTGGTGATGCACAAGCCGCATTACGCGCCCCCAGCGATGTGATTCAACAAATAGTCATTAAAGGCAAACAAGCCGCCCAAACATGGTACGACACCACACCAGCACGCGCCGCAACCGATGCCGCATTGCAATGGGAACAGCAGGACGGTTGCCGTTTACTGCTGCTAGGCGATGCCGATTACCCCACAATGCTCACCGAAGGCATCACACCACCGCCGCTTTTATTTGTGCGTGGCGATGTATCGTTATTGCAGCATCAGGCGGTTGCTATGGTCGGCAGCCGCCATGCCACGCCACAAGCCATGCGTATCGCCCACAATTTCGCCCATGCACTCAGTGAACAAGGCATTACCGTGATTTCTGGCATGGCATCAGGCATTGATACCGCGGCTCACACAGGCGCACTCGCGTTTTCAGGCAGCACGATTGCCATTTGGGGAACAGGTATTGACCGAATTTATCCAAATGAAAACAAAAAATTAGCGTATCAAATCGCTGAAAAAGGATTAATTGTGTCTGAATTTCCATTGGGTACACGTCCGATGGCTGGCAATTTTCCGCGCCGTAACCGCTTAATTGCGGCTCAAGCACGTGTTACTTTGGTGGTAGAAGCGGCATTAAAAAGTGGTTCATTGATTACGGCACGATTGGCTGCTGACATGGGACGTGAAGTCATGGCAATTCCCAGCAGCATTGACAACCCACACGCCAAAGGTTGCCACAAACTGATTAAAGATGGAGCAAAACTGGTGGAGTGCGTAGAAGACATTATAAATGAATGCCCTATATTGTTATCCACAGGCATTTTCAGGCAGCCTGAACGCTTATCCACAGCCTTATCAACAGATTTATCAACTGAATTATCCACAAAACAATCCACTGATTTTGTCCCCATAGAATTACCCAAAATCAAGCGAAATAAACCTGTGAATAAACCGACTCCCATCACACCAACTCTATTGCCTGTGGATGAAATTGTGGATAATTTTGTGGATAATTCTGTGAATGAATCCACAAAATCCGTATTGAATGCGATGGGTAATGAAATCGTTCACCCTGATTTTATTGCAGAAAAGACAAATATCCCCACTGATGAAATTTACGCAATTTTATTAGAATGTGAATTAGCTGGTTGGGTCATGGCAACCGCTGGCGGACGCTATCAACGCACCACATAA
- a CDS encoding SIS domain-containing protein, whose product MLSKISEQLEKLSSAERKVAEVALAEPKWFVHAAVAEIAERAQVSQPTVIRFCRSLDFKGLPEFKLALSASISHSGLPFVHEELNIDDGVGDVMEKVLGNTAAALLGARRTLNPSDLERAISLLAHARRIEFYGVGNSGIVAQDAQHKFFRFGISTVAYSDTHIQLMAAAVLSPQDVLVVISNSGSSIEILDAVSIAKENGAQVIVITRHDSPLAQLGDCVLTVAVQEDSSRYTPMVSRLLQLAVVDILAIGLALRLGETVSFQLEKGKRSISRHRVEEE is encoded by the coding sequence ATGTTAAGTAAAATTAGTGAGCAATTAGAAAAATTATCCAGCGCAGAACGCAAAGTGGCTGAAGTGGCATTGGCTGAGCCCAAATGGTTTGTTCATGCGGCGGTGGCAGAAATTGCCGAACGGGCGCAAGTGTCTCAACCTACCGTGATTCGTTTTTGTCGTAGTTTGGATTTTAAAGGGCTACCTGAATTTAAATTGGCACTTTCAGCCAGCATCAGCCATTCGGGTTTGCCTTTTGTGCATGAAGAATTGAACATTGATGATGGGGTAGGCGATGTGATGGAAAAGGTGTTGGGCAACACCGCCGCCGCGTTGTTAGGCGCACGTCGCACGTTGAATCCCAGTGATTTGGAGCGTGCAATTTCTTTGTTGGCACACGCACGGCGCATTGAATTTTATGGCGTGGGTAACTCGGGAATTGTGGCGCAGGATGCGCAACACAAATTTTTCCGTTTTGGGATTTCCACTGTGGCGTATTCGGATACACACATTCAATTGATGGCGGCGGCGGTGTTGAGTCCGCAAGATGTATTGGTGGTGATTTCCAATTCGGGGTCGTCTATTGAAATTTTGGACGCGGTAAGCATTGCCAAAGAAAATGGCGCACAAGTCATTGTAATTACGCGCCACGACAGTCCGTTGGCGCAATTGGGGGATTGTGTTTTAACGGTGGCTGTACAAGAAGACAGTAGCCGTTATACACCGATGGTGTCGCGGTTGTTGCAATTAGCGGTAGTGGATATTTTAGCGATTGGTTTGGCATTGCGATTGGGTGAAACGGTGAGTTTTCAATTGGAAAAAGGCAAACGTAGCATCAGCCGTCATCGCGTTGAAGAAGAGTGA
- the fdx gene encoding ISC system 2Fe-2S type ferredoxin, translating to MPKMTILPHQELCPEGIVIDNVPVGETICDILLNHDIEIDHACEKSCACTTCHVIVRQGFDSLTEPTELEEDLLDQAWGLEAESRLSCQARVADADLVVEIPKYTINHAREH from the coding sequence ATGCCCAAAATGACTATTTTACCCCATCAAGAACTTTGCCCCGAAGGCATCGTGATTGACAATGTACCTGTTGGCGAGACTATTTGCGATATTTTATTGAATCATGATATTGAAATTGACCACGCGTGTGAAAAATCGTGTGCGTGTACCACGTGTCATGTGATTGTGCGTCAAGGTTTTGACAGTTTGACAGAACCAACTGAATTGGAAGAAGATTTGCTGGATCAAGCATGGGGCTTAGAAGCTGAATCGCGTTTGAGTTGTCAAGCGCGTGTTGCCGATGCGGATTTAGTGGTGGAAATCCCCAAATACACCATCAATCATGCACGTGAACATTAA
- a CDS encoding DUF2147 domain-containing protein, which produces MKLSMKTKAIVLAGLTTLSMSVMAAEPIIGTWQTYEDGQAKAQVRISQSGNTFTGVLVHGNTEKAKKYEGKTVLVGFKSVGNNAYEGKAKDPRWGFGLPATINVNGSHLSIKVPVKGSQTWSRIK; this is translated from the coding sequence ATGAAATTGTCTATGAAAACCAAAGCTATTGTATTGGCGGGTTTAACCACATTAAGTATGTCTGTGATGGCTGCTGAACCAATTATCGGTACTTGGCAAACTTACGAAGATGGTCAAGCAAAAGCACAAGTGCGTATTAGCCAATCTGGCAACACTTTTACAGGTGTGTTGGTGCATGGTAACACCGAGAAAGCCAAAAAATATGAAGGCAAAACGGTGTTGGTTGGCTTTAAATCAGTAGGGAATAACGCATATGAAGGCAAAGCAAAAGACCCACGTTGGGGTTTTGGTTTGCCTGCTACTATTAATGTTAATGGTTCTCACTTGAGCATTAAAGTGCCAGTGAAAGGCAGTCAGACTTGGAGCAGAATTAAATAA
- the pgl gene encoding 6-phosphogluconolactonase produces the protein MISFKKFPSSADNAQALAQAVAENLCDILTQQERATLAVSGGKSPIAFFQALNQIDLDWSRVNITLVDERVVPTQHADSNTSLVRQYLIKNQLSQAKWLPLISDDADEDELKNISQAVEFALQNYTQPDVLVLGMGGDGHTASIFPKAPQFTDAICVNYPQPLLHTTPVTAPYERISMTLTAIVHTPYVYLAIAGADKLAIYQQAEQGENPNFPISYVLNKVHTNVFYND, from the coding sequence ATGATTTCATTCAAAAAATTTCCCAGTTCAGCCGACAATGCCCAAGCACTCGCTCAAGCCGTTGCCGAGAATTTATGTGATATTTTAACCCAACAAGAACGCGCTACCTTAGCAGTGTCAGGTGGCAAATCGCCGATTGCATTTTTTCAAGCGTTGAATCAAATCGATTTGGATTGGTCGCGTGTGAATATTACATTGGTTGATGAACGCGTTGTACCTACTCAACACGCCGACAGCAACACAAGTTTGGTTCGCCAATATTTGATTAAAAACCAATTGAGTCAAGCAAAATGGCTACCTTTAATCAGCGATGATGCTGATGAAGATGAACTGAAAAATATTTCACAAGCAGTTGAATTTGCATTACAAAATTATACACAACCCGATGTTTTGGTGTTGGGGATGGGGGGCGATGGACATACTGCCAGTATTTTCCCAAAAGCCCCGCAATTTACCGATGCGATTTGCGTAAATTATCCACAACCTTTGCTGCATACCACGCCCGTAACTGCGCCATACGAACGCATTTCCATGACTTTAACAGCAATTGTTCACACACCATATGTTTACTTGGCGATTGCTGGGGCAGATAAATTAGCGATTTATCAACAAGCGGAACAAGGTGAAAATCCTAATTTTCCAATTAGTTATGTTTTAAATAAGGTGCATACAAATGTCTTCTACAACGACTAA
- a CDS encoding fused MFS/spermidine synthase has product MKNKYLSIYLLAFASGFLSLALEVVWMRIVSFAGHSVPQAFSYTLALFLTGIAIGAWQGRKICRERRIFVNHELIGQYFGYAGCVDLVVLLVTYMSLFISNQSILAVAAIGILIATSVRGVVFPLVHHLGTEKTKSGRQISNVYFSNVVGSSLSPILIGFVLLDIFNTQQIYFAICVCSFLIAAWCTPSSRKLLFYSQIGLLICTLGLLWLPEKLFQALAKDVVGKNIYPITLIENKHGIIQVYYTDGTKVVYGANVYDGKFNIDFFNQNNRIDRAYFVPIMKPDAKNILVIGLSTGSWTRVLSMMPKLEKMTIVEINPDYVKEIAKHPEIAPLLQDERVNIIIDDGRKWVRKNVGQYDVIMMNTTYYWRAYGTNLLSQEFLNILKQHLHTNSMVLYNPTGSEDAFFTAKSVYPQVYDYNGMVVSSFQPIDKPNVDEIAQRLMNLQFPENQQVVFSAEQAKKAAEFFDKQPFHVYKHKENERLPEIIQDSNMITEYKYGKGLFSY; this is encoded by the coding sequence ACATTGGCTTTATTTTTAACAGGCATTGCGATTGGTGCTTGGCAAGGACGAAAAATTTGCCGTGAAAGAAGAATCTTTGTTAATCATGAGTTAATTGGTCAATATTTTGGATATGCTGGTTGCGTAGATTTAGTGGTTTTACTCGTAACTTATATGTCATTATTTATATCTAATCAATCTATTTTGGCAGTAGCTGCTATTGGTATTTTAATCGCTACTTCAGTGCGTGGCGTGGTTTTCCCCTTGGTGCATCATTTGGGTACGGAAAAAACTAAATCAGGCAGGCAAATTTCCAATGTGTATTTTAGTAATGTAGTGGGGAGTTCTTTATCACCGATTTTAATTGGTTTTGTTTTGTTAGATATTTTCAATACTCAACAAATCTATTTTGCGATTTGTGTGTGTTCTTTTTTAATTGCTGCATGGTGTACGCCATCAAGTAGGAAATTATTGTTTTATTCACAAATTGGTTTATTAATTTGTACATTGGGATTATTGTGGTTGCCTGAAAAATTATTTCAGGCTTTGGCCAAAGATGTTGTGGGTAAGAATATTTATCCTATTACTTTAATTGAGAATAAGCATGGGATTATTCAAGTATACTACACAGATGGAACTAAAGTTGTATATGGTGCAAATGTGTATGATGGAAAATTTAATATTGATTTTTTTAATCAAAATAATCGAATAGACCGTGCTTATTTTGTGCCTATTATGAAACCTGATGCCAAAAATATTTTGGTTATTGGATTGAGTACAGGTTCTTGGACGCGCGTATTAAGCATGATGCCTAAATTGGAAAAAATGACGATAGTAGAGATTAATCCTGATTATGTTAAAGAAATTGCAAAACACCCTGAAATTGCACCACTTTTACAAGATGAACGTGTCAATATTATTATTGATGATGGCAGAAAATGGGTACGTAAAAATGTAGGGCAATATGATGTGATTATGATGAATACAACCTATTATTGGCGAGCATATGGAACGAATTTATTAAGCCAAGAATTTCTGAATATTTTAAAACAACACCTTCATACCAATAGCATGGTTTTATATAATCCTACAGGTTCAGAAGATGCTTTTTTTACTGCTAAAAGCGTTTATCCACAAGTTTATGATTATAATGGTATGGTAGTTTCTAGCTTCCAACCTATTGATAAACCGAATGTTGATGAAATTGCGCAACGATTGATGAATTTGCAGTTTCCTGAAAATCAGCAAGTTGTTTTTAGTGCAGAGCAAGCCAAAAAAGCGGCTGAATTTTTTGATAAACAACCATTTCATGTATATAAACATAAAGAAAATGAACGACTTCCTGAAATTATTCAGGATAGTAATATGATCACAGAATATAAATACGGAAAAGGGTTATTCTCTTATTAA
- a CDS encoding glucokinase, with protein MSSTTTKSKKSDVSGSLNYPRMVADIGGTNARFALEMSHQKFEYIEVLPCNDYDTIVDAAKEFLKRAGNLEVKHASVAIANPVVGDWLQMTNHHWAFSIETTRQALGLETLLFINDFTAQALAITKTQPEDLVQVGGFQPIENAPKAVIGPGTGLGVSGLVPSACGYVPLAGEGGHTSFPPFDDTEVMIWQYAKKKHGHVSAERFLSGAGLVLIYDALAEREGVKRQKMTPAEISERALSGTSPLCRLTLDIFCAMLGTVASNLALTLGARGGVYLCGGIIPRFIDYFKYSPFRNRFENKGRFDAYLAAIPVYVVLSQYPGITGAAVALDNHLDTVK; from the coding sequence ATGTCTTCTACAACGACTAAATCTAAAAAATCCGATGTTTCAGGCAGCCTGAACTATCCACGTATGGTGGCGGATATTGGTGGCACAAACGCTCGTTTTGCGCTGGAAATGTCTCATCAAAAATTTGAATATATTGAGGTACTACCTTGTAATGATTACGATACCATTGTGGATGCTGCCAAAGAGTTTCTGAAACGCGCTGGTAATCTTGAAGTAAAACACGCATCGGTGGCGATTGCTAATCCTGTGGTAGGGGATTGGTTGCAGATGACGAATCATCATTGGGCATTTTCTATTGAAACCACGCGTCAAGCATTGGGATTGGAAACTTTATTATTTATCAATGACTTTACCGCACAAGCATTGGCGATTACCAAAACGCAGCCTGAAGATTTGGTACAGGTTGGCGGTTTTCAACCTATTGAAAATGCACCTAAAGCCGTGATTGGACCGGGAACTGGTTTGGGTGTGAGTGGTTTGGTGCCATCTGCTTGCGGTTATGTGCCTCTGGCAGGGGAAGGTGGGCATACTAGTTTTCCGCCGTTTGACGATACTGAAGTGATGATTTGGCAATATGCGAAGAAAAAACATGGACATGTTTCCGCTGAACGTTTTTTGAGTGGTGCAGGTTTGGTGTTGATTTATGATGCGTTGGCAGAACGCGAGGGCGTGAAACGCCAAAAAATGACGCCAGCAGAAATCAGTGAACGTGCATTGAGTGGTACATCGCCATTGTGTCGCCTGACTTTGGATATTTTTTGCGCGATGCTAGGGACGGTGGCATCAAATTTAGCTTTGACGCTGGGTGCGCGCGGTGGCGTGTATTTGTGTGGTGGGATTATTCCGCGATTTATTGACTATTTTAAATATTCGCCATTTCGCAATCGCTTTGAAAACAAAGGGCGTTTTGATGCTTATTTAGCGGCGATTCCCGTGTATGTGGTGTTGAGTCAATATCCAGGTATCACGGGCGCGGCGGTGGCGTTAGATAATCATTTGGATACAGTAAAATAA